From the genome of Anopheles cruzii unplaced genomic scaffold, idAnoCruzAS_RS32_06 scaffold01371_ctg1, whole genome shotgun sequence, one region includes:
- the LOC128276496 gene encoding protein sax-3-like translates to PPDILDYPTSKDIVAQEGTNVSLSCAATGVPEPTVTWRREGEKSVTSVEDSGITSHDGPILHIVNIQRHNAGSYLCIASNGVPPTVSKRIIVTVNFPPIVRLSTRQYYAELGGRVVFGCNSEAQPSSINYWMKGRGEIILQGGTYDKMLEDHVFKVAMQIVIRLEKPSDFGVYKCVAKNSLGTTEESVKVYRKTSKPNQAENQIIQHSNYLGSGTFIKNYTENKINEILLGASASSSGMPTGGTRLGVCFAIALSLAVARRTL, encoded by the exons TGCCACCCGACATTCTGGACTACCCGACCAGCAAAGACATCGTGGCGCAGGAGGGAACCAACGTGAGCCTAAGCTGCGCGGCGACAGGCGTCCCGGAGCCCACAGTCACCTGGAGGCGTGAAGGGGAGAAATCAGTCACATCCGTGGAGGATTCCGGAA TAACGAGCCACGATGGGCCGATACTGCACATCGTCAACATTCAGCGGCACAACGCGGGCTCTTATCTTTGTATCGCATCGAACGGCGTTCCCCCGACGGTCAGCAAGCGGATTATCGTGACGGTCAACT TCCCACCGATTGTGCGACTCTCGACACGTCAGTACTACGCCGAGCTGGGGGGGCGAGTCGTCTTCGGGTGTAACAGCGAGGCCCAGCCGAGCTCCATCAACTACTGGATGAAGGGAAGGGGAGAGATCATCCTGCAGGGCGGAACCTACGACAAGATGCTGGAGGATCACGTCTTCAAGGTGGCGATGCAAATCGTCATCCGGCTCGAGAAACCGTCCGACTTCGGCGTGTACAAATgtgtggccaaaaattcgctCGGCACCACCGAGGAGTCGGTGAAAGTCTACCGTAAAACCT CAAAACCCAATCAGGCAGAGAATCAGATCATTCAACACTCGAACTATCTCGGCTCGGGGACGTTCATCAAGAACTACACGGAGAACAAGATCAACGAGATCTTGCTGGGCGCTTCGGCCAGCTCGTCCGGGATGCCTACTGGCGGGACTCGGCTCGGAGTCTGCTTTGCAATAGCGCTGTCGCTGGCGGTGGCTCGCAGGACGTTATGA